Part of the Bacillus cabrialesii genome is shown below.
CCAACCGCCGCAATTCCCCCTTGGACAAGGCCTCGATACCAGAACACGAAGCCGATCAGCATGCTGAATAAGGACACATAGGCAAGACTGAGCAGTGCAGGAGTCCCGATGCCTGACCATGAGTCCGGTGTAAAAAAGAACGACAATGGCAGCATAAGCGGAAGCGACAGAACGAGTGCCCAAGAGATCACCTGCCAATTCCCCAGACGCCGGGAAAGCCTAGCTCCTTCTGCATAACCAAGACCGCATACGACGATAGAAGCCAGCATGTAGGCGTCGCCGAGCGGGGATGATCCTCCTCCTTGGATCAGAGCGAAACCTGCTACCAGTAAGCTGCCGGTGGCTGAGAAAAGCCAGAAGACTGGACGGGGGCGTTCGCCTCCGTGCAGTACGCCGAAGATCGCCGTCGCAAGCGGAAGGAGCCCAACGAAGACAATGGCATGTGCGGATGTGACATACTGAAGCGCTAAGGCTGTCAGCAACGGAAAACCGATCACGACGCCGAACGCTACCACCAGTAGTGAAATGATGTCTCTTTTGGCAGGGTGCTGCTGCCGGAAGATGAGAAGGAGACTTCCGGCCAAAACACCGGCTATCGCAGCACGGCATACGGTGAGGAACAACGGGTTGAAGTCTGCCACAGCCAAGCGGGTTGCAGGCAGCGAGCCGCTGAAAATGAGTACGCCTATAAAACCATTTATCCAGCCATTTGTTGTTTTGTTCATTGCAATCACTCCAAATCTGTTTCTTTTAATTGTCTGTATTTTCTTAACATAACCGGCATCTAAGGATTACAATGACTATAAGCTGGAATTGGCCATTTATAAACAGCCAGTTTTCATAAAAAAATGCATACCAGTTAGGAGAACAACGTGTAAATGGATATCACGCCTTTTTTGAATAGAAATCTGGGTATTCCGCTTTATCAGCAGCTTTATCGATATTTCGAAGAAAATATGCATCAGGGGCGTATTCAAAAAGGAATGAAGCTCCCTTCAAAAAGACTTCTGGCGAGTCAGCTTTCCATCAGTCAAACGACTGTAGAACGTGCCTATGAACAGCTTGCCGCTGAGGGCTATATCGTGAGCAAGCCAAGAAGCGGATGGTTTGCTGATTATCATGACTCTGATTTTGCCTATCGTAACATGCTGAGCGCATCACCAATGAAAGAAAAAGCGCAAGTAAATAAACAATGGATTGATTTTCACTATGGAAATGTAGATTCCTCTTACTTTCCTTATTCCGCATGGCGAAAAAGCATGGTCAATAGCTTAGACCAATATGGCCGCGAGCTTTATCGGCCCGGACATGTTTTAGGAAAATTTGAGCTGAGAACACTCATTGCGGAGTACCTGTATCAATCGCGCGGTGTTCACTGTAATCCTGACCAAGTCATCATAGGTGCGGGGAACCCTATTCTTCTGCAAATCTTGTGCCAAGTTTTTGATCCGAATATTTTGATAGGATATGAGGACCCGGTTATCCACGGGCACGCAAGATTTTTGAAGCCAATCGTATGAACATTCTCCCTATACCAGTCGATGATGAAGGAATCTGTATACAGAAGATCAAAGAACAGCAGCCAAACCTTGTATACGTCACGCCTTCTCACCAATTTACGCTGGGAACCATTATGACGATTAACAGAAGAATTGAACTGCTCAAATGGGCGGCTGAGAATCAATCATTTATCATAGAGGATGATTATGATGGGGAATTTAGATACACAGGACAGCCGGTTCCTTCCTTGCAAGGGCTTGACCGGCATAACCGTGTCATTTATATGGGCACTTTTTCTAAGTCTCTTCTTCCCTCGCTGCGCATCAGCTATATGATTCTTCCTTCACCTCTTCTAAAAAAAGGCCATGACATCACGTCCTTATATAAGCAAACGGTGTCCTGCCACAATCAGTTGACGCTGGCTGATTTTATAAAAAATGGTGAATGGCAAAAACACATCAACAGAATGAGAAAGCTTTACCGCAAAAAAAGAGCCACTTTATTAGAGGCTGTGCAAAGAGAATTAGGAAAGCATGTCAGGATTCGCGGCGAAAACTCGGGACTTCGTATCTTACTTGACGTTTTTTTGCCTTATAATGAACAAGAGTTAATTGATAAGGCAGAGGAACATGGAGTGAAAATTTATCCTGTTTCTCTTTCTTATCAAAACAATCCTCCTGCAAAAACGGTCTCACTTGGATTTGCGGGGGTTTCTGAATCCAACATAAGAGAAGGCATAAAAAAACTGAAAGCTGCCTGGAAGGTATGAGAGAGCTTTCAGTTTGGTTTATAATTGAAAAGGACAAGTGACTATACAGTAGCGTTTGTCCTTTGCACTGCCTTTAAGAGCCGTACACAATTGACGAAATAGAGGTGTAAGAATGAAGTTAGATGAGTTTACAATTGGCCAAGTATTTCAAACGAAATCATTAACATTAACAAAAGATGATGTTATGCGGTTTGCGGGTGAATTTGACCCTCAATATATGCATGTAGATGAAGAAAAAGCGAGTAAAGGCAGATTTAATGGAATTATCGCTTCCGGCATACAAACGCTGGCCATTTCTTTTAAACTTTGGATTGAGGAAGGTTTTTATGGAGACGATGTGATCGCCGGAACAGAAATGAATCATATCAAATTTATAAAACCCGTTTATCCGGATGATGAACTGCATACCATTGTTGAGGTTCTTGATAAGCAGCCAAAAAGAAACCAACTGGGGATACTCACTGTATTGTTATCTACTTATAATCATAAAGAAGAAAAGGTATTTGAAGGCGAGTTATCGGTATTGATTAAACAATAACGCAGAAAGCCCGCTTGTCTAAAGCGGGCTTATTCCAAATACGATAAGAGATTTTAGAGGGTTTCTTTTGAAAAAAAGGAGTTTAGAATATCATAAACGATAGGCAAAGAAGTAAATCCTTCATTTTCCAAAAAATGACCTCCGTGTTGGACTTCATACAACGCAGCGTCAATTTGTTGTGCCAGATCCTTGCTCCATGCAAATGGCACAATTTGGTCGTCCTTTGAAGCAATGACAGCACGGTGTTTTGCGGATCTGATGATTTTTTGATCATCAAACGATCCCTCTGTAAATTCATCTAGCATCTTTAAATTAGGCAATGATTTGGCAAAGCCGGAAACAAGAATGATTCCGCCAAGCTGTTCGCGCAACTGAGTACGTTCCAAAAATCTCAAAATGGCAGGACACCCTAAGCTGTGAGCAACGATATACGAATTTTTATGTAAAGTGTGTTGATATGAAGAGAGTGTATCCAGCCAATCCTCAAGTCTTGGCTCAAGCGGATTAGGCATGTCTAAAACTTCTGCTTGAATCCCGTCTGCGAGCAGGCTTTTTTTCAGCCATGGAAACCAATGGTTTGCCGAAGAGGCTCTGTAGCCATGAATGATATAGACTTGTTTTGTCATTTTTTCCTCCTAACAAAATATTTTTATTTAGTATAAAATTCCTCTCATTGAGAGACAAGTACGCACTTTTTTGTAAGTGGTTTTTATTCATGAAGTGCGCCTTGTGTTATTCCCCACTTGCACATTTCGTCTATGAGGGGATACAGAGACAGCCCTTTGTCTGTTAACGAATATTCTACTTTGAGGGGGATTTCGGAAACCTCCGTCCGATGAATAAGACCGTCGGTTTGCAATTCCTTGAGCTGTGCGCTTAACATTTTATGGGTGATTAAGGGCATCGCCCGTTTCAGCTCGCCGTATCTCATCGTTTTTTCACACCCTAACTCATAGAGTATTCTCATTTTCCACTTGCCCCCTATAAGAGATAAGGTGTATTCAAATGGGGCTTGTTTGCTGCGGCATAAGCTATTCAATGTTATCAAGCCTCCTTTCTAAAAAGTATAATATCAGAATGAATCAGGCTTTTCGGTTTTCTGATCTGGTTTGAGGATCTAGTGCGCAAAGAGGTTCAAGGCTTCTTGTTTTTATGAAGGATACCGAGGAATTTGAGTTCCTTGGTATGTGTGTTTTAAACAGACTGCTAGATCTCATCTGCATCAGGTCCATGTTGAATGCTCTAAGCTATAAAGGGTTACCTTATCTTTAAGATTGATTATTCTTTGTTTCCCAAATGGTATAAAGTGGTATATAAGGTTTTCCTCTTGCGAAAATACCTAATTCTCCTTTTTAGTAAGCATCTTTTTAGCCGAAAAAATCTATTATGGTATAGTTAAATATAACGAAATATTTAAGAAATGAGGAATGGGATGAATACAATCAAAAAACATAAGAAATTTAAAGCGAAAATGATTCTGCAAGTCATCATGGTCATTATCGGAGGAATTATAGCGGCATACGGATTAGAAACAGTTCTTATCCCAAACAGTGTCTCTGATGGAGGGGTGACCGGTCTTAGCATTGTTGGTTCACAACTATTCAATTTGCCGCTGGGCATTCTGATTGCTGTTATTAACATTCCGTTTGTCTGGTTAGGATATAAGCAAATTGGGAAAGGCTTTGCGTTATTATCAATTATCGGAATCGTGTCACTTGCCGCGGGAACAAGTTTTTTCCACCACACTCCGGCTATCATAGAGGGAGATACCTTGTTAATTACCGTTGTCGGCGGGATTATCCTTGGTTTCGGTATGGGCTTGGCGCTGCGTAATGGCGGCGCGTTAGATGGTATTGATATGCTTGCTGTGCTGCTATCCCGAAAACTGCCATTTGGAACGAGCGATCTCATTCTATTCTTAAACTTATTTGTGTTTATTTTTGTTTCCACCGTATTTGGTTTGCAAGGGGCATTGCTTTCAGTTATTGCTTACTACATCGCATCCAAAGTCATTCATGTCGTTGAGGAAGGCTTAAGCGGTTCTAAAACCTTTCAAATTATTACCGCCGAACCTGAATTAATGGTAGAGACCATACGTGATCAATTAGGCCGCAGCGCCACTTATAAAGAAGCTTACGGGGGTTTTTCCCACGAGAAATTTAAAGAAATCACATGTGTCATCAACCGCTTAGAAGAAACAAAACTAAAGGAAATTATTAATGAAATTGATAAAGGCGCCTTTGTTACCGTTTATGACGTAGCTGAAGTGAAGGGCAGCAATTTTAGAAAGCCTAATACTCATTAGAAAAAGGAATGACCTTTTTCATGATCACTCTCAGAATGGGTTTTTTTCATTATGTGGTATAATCGAAACCTTTTCTTGATGTCTGGTAGCGAATGATGGTGAAGGTAGAAATACCAAGGGTTTTGAACCCTTGGTATTTTTGTTTATCTTTTTTGCTGATTTCTTCAGCTTTATGTTGTTGTTTTCTTACTATTTTGATAAGCAAACCCGCACCGGCTGTGGCACCTTACCTCGAAAAAAAGAAGAATACACCAAAAATAAACTATCAGCTTGGTCCTGAGAGTTTATTTTTGGTCAAAATTTATTTCTCTGTGGCGAAATAAAACAACGCTATGGCCGGAAAAGCGATTCCAATCCATAATGCTGCACTCCATCCGCCTGAGGCATATGCCCATCCTCCAATTGATGATCCTATAGCACCGCCAAGAAAGAAGATCGCCATAAATAATCCGTTTAATCGACTGCGAATTTCGGGCGCCAACGAAAAAATAGCACGTTGACTGAGTACAAGATTTGCAGATACGCCCAAATCTAACAGAATCGCTGCGGCCACTAGAACTGCTATTCCGATGGGGGAGCTGCTCTGAATCATGAGCGGCAGTATCAAAGAAACGATGACAGCAGCGAGAGCGATCCCAGTGGCAATCCGTGTCAAGCCGCGATCAGCCAGACGGCCGCCTATTGGTGCAGCGACTGCACCCGCAATGCCCACCAATGCGTAAAGTGCAATTGCCTTCTGAGAAAAATGAAAAGCGGGACCGGACAATAATAAGGGTACAGTAGTCCAGAACAAGCTGAAAGCTCCAAATGCAAACGCATGATAGATGGCGCGGCGGCGTAAGACTGGAGTCGTGCGCAGCAGCTTCCACATGGAGCCGAGTAAGGCAGTGTAATTTGTGTCCGCGGTTGGTTTTCTGGAAGGGAGCACCTTTGATAATACGATTGCCAGAACAACACTTACCGCGGCGGACAAAGCAAATATTGCATTCCACCCCCAAATATCAGCGACTAGACTGGATATCGGACGGGAAAGCATGATGCCGAGCAATAGGCCGCTCATGACATTGCCGACAACCCGGCCGCGCGCAGCGTCTGATGCAAGGTATGATGCAAATGGAACAAGCACTTGGGCTGCGATCGATCCCAATCCGATAAAAAACGCAGCTGCCAAAAACAGTGTTCCATCCTTCACAAATGCTGTTGCAGTCAAAGCTGCTGTGCTTATAAGGAGCGATACAACGACAAGTTTTTTGTTTTCAATAATATCTCCCAAAGGGACAAGAAATAGTAAGCCGGCAACATATCCGATTTGGGTGAGTGTGACAACCAATCCAGCACTGCTTGGAGAAAGCCCGATTGCCTCACTAATTAATCCTGCCAAGGGTTGTGCATAGTAAAGATTAGCGACGATGATACCGCATGCAGTTGCGAGAAGAAGGGTTAAACTGGGTGAAATCCTCTGATCTGCTGTTTGTTTGTTTAATTTATTCATAATAATGAACTCCTTTTTAAATGTTTTGATGATGTTTGATAAATGATTTGCTGATTCATCTCCTTTCCACAGTGATAAGGTGTTGCGGAGCTTTGACAATGGCGTTTCTTAAGTTATTTTATGAACTAAACGTTTAGTTTTTATTTATAAGGAAATAATATACTAAACGTTTAGTTTTGCAAATGGGTTTCTGTTTTATTTTTTAATCATGTTAAGTATACTGAACGTATCGTTTATATTTCGGGAAGGAATGATTCATGTGCAGAGTAAACGAGGGCGGCCGCGAGATGAAGGAACGCATAAGGCGATTCTTTCCGCAGCCTATGACCTCTTGTTGGAAAAAGGCTTTGATGCGGTGACAGTCGATAAAATTGCAGAGCGTGCAAAAGTGAGTAAAGCAACGATTTATAAATGGTGGTCTAACAAGGCTGCCGTTATCATGGACAGCTTTCTTTCGACCGCTACGGACAGACTGCCTGTGCCTGATACAGGATCAACATTACAGGATATATCGACCCACGCCACGAATTTAGCAAGGTTTTTGACAAGCCGGGAAGGAACCGTTATTAAGGAATTAATAGGTGCAGGGCAGCTGGATGCAAAATTGGCAGAAGAATATCGCACACGATTTTTCCAGCCCCGCCGCCTCCAAGCTAAAGGCCTTCTGCAAAAGGGAATTCAGAAAGGTGAATTGAGAGAGAATCTTGATATTGAAGTAAGCATTGATCTCATTTACGGACCAATTTTCTATCGTCTGCTTATCACAGGGGACGAGGTGAATGATGCCTATGTGCATGATTTGGTGATGAGTGCGTTTAAGGGAGTTCAGGCTACGTGATATAGAGCCCGTAGCCGTCCCAAACCGTTGAAAATTGAATGTCACTGCATATAAGCTGCTCCTTTCTCTTGTTCCATCAAAAAATAAAAAGAAAGGGGATAAGGAATGCTGATTAGAACTGCAAAAGAGAGGGATTTAGTTAGAATTTTAGATATCTATAACCAAGGCATCACCGATCGGATTGCCACTTTGGAACTGGAAGAAAAAGATCTGGATGTTATGACAAATTGGTTCTCTAATCGCACAGAGAAATATAAGGTTCTGGTTGCTGAAATAGATCATTGTGTAGTGGGATGGGTCTCTCTTAATCCCTATTCTCACCGGTCCGCATATCAGGGTGTTGCTGATCTATCTATCTATATTGACCGGAATCATCGAGGAAAAGGTATAGGGAAAGTTCTTTTATCGGGTATCGAAAAAGAAGCCATTCAATCAGGCATTCATAAAATCGTATTATTTACATTCCCTTTTAATCAATTGGGACAAGGGCTCTATACTTCAATGGGGTATCGCGAAGTTGGAGTATTTAAAGAACAGGGGAAAATCGACGGTCATTTTGTAGATGTCATGGCAATGGAGAAAATACTATCAAAGTAAACAGGCCTCTAAAGAGAGACCTGTTTTTTAATTAATCACAGCAGCAGGATGTTTTTGCAGCCGAAGGTTTTGGTGTCAGTTTGCAAACTCCGGTTTCAGGCAGTTTTAATTTCACCTGTTGCGCAGACTCGCGGTCGCCAGTTATATAAGCGATAACAGAACGAGCCTGTTCGTAGCCGGTGGCTAATAAGAATGTAGGGGCTCTTCCATAACTTTTTGAGCCAATAATATAAAAGTTTTTTTCGGGCTGCCTTAATTCTTTTTCACCATGCGGCCGAACCGTTCCGCAGCTGTGAATGTTTGGGTCAATTAAATCAGCTAAGTCCGGTACGCATTCTAACGCCGAATCAAATGAATGACGGATTTCTTTTAAAAATTGAAAATCTGGCCTTGCTCCTGTATTCGCAATAATCTCGTCTATATTGTTAATCATTTTATGTTCTTGTTGTTGGTGACCGAGAATATTTAATTTTCCGCCAAATGCAGGTGAGATGGATTCAATGAACATTGAAGGGTACGCTTTAATTTCACCTTTGTCTAAGATGTTCCGTAATCTTGTGCCTAATTGACCTCTAGCTGGTAGCTGATCATTACCTTCTCCCCCGAAAACTTCTGTAATATCCTGTTTTCTTAATATCCAGATGATCTCCGTATTTTCAGTTTGCTTTTTTAATTGGGCTAAATCTAACAGTGTGTTTATTGCTGAATGACCACTCCCTACAACTGCAACGTTCTTATTTTTAAAACGATCTTTATCCCGATTTAAAACATCAGGAATTCCATAATAAATTTGGTCAGAAACTCTTATTTCATTATTAGTAATGAGTCCTTCCGCGTTTAGTGGGTTTGGATTTTGCCAAGTCCCTGTAGCATCAATAACTGCTTTTGCTTCATATATTTTCTCTTCATTGTTGCCAACTTTAACCCGAATGATAAAGGGGGCTTGATCTCTGCCTTTTGTTTTTACTTTATCGAATCCTTTTTTTCCAACATGAAGTACACGGCTGTTCACATGAATATAAGGTTTCATTTCGGGCAGTTGGGATAATGGTTTTAAGTATTTACAAACAATATCTTCTCCTAAGGGCAGTTCGTCTTTTGGTGGAAGCGAGATGTGGTGTTTCAATAACAATTCCTTTGCTGCATCGTCTATATTATATTCCCAGGGAGAAAACAACCTTACATGTCCGTAGTCTAAAAAATTGGTCCCGATTTCTTTTCCTGATTCAAATAAAATAAATGCTTCATTTCTTTTGACAAGCTGGGCTGCTGCGGCAATACCTACTGGTCCTCCGCCAATGATGGCTACTGGCAATGTGCTGTTTATCATATGTATCCTCCTGTATATCAATTTTTTTTGATATATAACCTAAAAAGAATCCCTTTCCTAACGGGAAGGGCGGAATAAGCAACACAATTCTTCAGAAAGAAGATGATTTATTTCCGTTTCGTTTAATGAATAATAACTCCAAGTGCCTTTTGTTTCTTTTGCAATTAAACCTGCATCTAATAAGATTTTTAAATGATAGGATAACTTAGATTGCGGCATCTGGATTTCATCAATTAAATCACATACACATGCGGAGCCACGTTCACAAAGAATGTGTAACAAATGAAGCCTTTTTTTGTCGGACAATGCTTTGAATTTTTTTTCGTAATGCTCAAAAGTATCTTGCAGCTGTTTGTTTTCGATTGGGATTTTTAGCATGATAAAACCTCCATCCATTAATCAAAAATATTTGATTAATTTATCATAAATAAAATGAAACAGAAATACAAGCTTAAATGTCATTGAATGGTGCTTTTTTATTTCATCAATAAGGTTGTCTGCCCATGAAAATCATTAGAGAAATATTTAAATTGCATAGCTTTTGACAATGGATAAAGGCATATAAAGCAAGGCTTCTGACAATTTGATTAACTCTAAAAAAATCAAAAACATTTGAAGTTTTTAATATAAACAATTGCTTATATAAATATAAGCTTATATAATGACGATGTAACATTGATTTGGTATTCAGCACCACCAAAGATCCACCTATATAACGATTTAATTATATATGAATTTGAAGGAGGGGTTCATTTGACTGTTGATTCAAAAATAGGCGTTGATACGATGACTCGCTGTTTAAAAACACTTAGTGATCAAACAAGGCTTATGATGATGAAATTATTTTTTGAAAAAGAATATTGTGTCTGTCAATTGGTTGAAATGTTCGAAATGAGCCAGCCCGCCATAAGCCAGCATTTGCGGAAATTAAAAAACGCAGGATTCGTGAATGAGGACAGAAGAGGGCAATGGCGTTATTATTCAATAAATGATTCATGTCCCGAGTTTGATACATTGCAATTGATCTTACATCAAATCGATCATGAGGATGAGTTATTACATCACATCAAACAAAAGGAAACTCAAGTGTGTTGCCAGTAAGGAGGCATTGGATTGACTTCAGTGATTTTGGCGTTATTTATCTTTTTAGTAACTTTAGTATTGGTCATATGGCAGCCGAGGAACTTGTCTATAGGGTGGTCAGCCTGTGGAGGCGCAGTTTTAGCTTTAATTGCCGGAGTTGTCAATTTTCATGATGTGTTAACTGTGACCGGGATTGTTTGGAATGCCACATTGGCGTTTGTGGCCATCATTATTATATCGTTAATCCTCGATAACATCGGTTTCTTTGAATGGGCAGCGCTTCATATGGCTAAGGCCGCAAAAGGAAGCGGTGTGCGCATGTTCATTTATGTGTCTATATTAGGCGCTATCGTCGCCGCGTTATTTGCAAATGACGGTGCCGCCCTTATATTGACACCGATTGTATTAGCGATGGTCAGAGCTTTAAACTTCAATGAAAAATTGGTTTTTCCTTTTATCATTGCCAGCGGGTTTATTGCGGATACGACCTCGCTTCCATTAGTAGTGAGCAATTTGGTCAACATCGTTTCAGCGGATTATTTTCATATTACGTTTATTGATTATGCATCCAGAATGATTGTCCCCAACTTGTTTTCGTTACTGGCGAGCGTCATTGTACTTTACCTTTTCTTTAGAAAAAGCATACCAAAACGCTATGATCTGACTGAGGTGAAAAAACCTGCAGAAGCTATAAAAGATCAAAACATGTTCAAACTATCATGGTATATCTTGGGGCTGTTATTGGTAGGGTACTTCGCAAGTGAATTCTTATCTATCCCTGTATCAGTGGTAGCGGGTATCATTGCAATCTGTTTCTTACTTGCCGCACAAAAGAGTCCGGCCGTTCATACAAAAAAGGTACTGAAAGAAGCGCCGTGGGCTATTGTGTTCTTTTCAATTGGCATGTACGTTGTTGTGTACGGTGTCCGTAACGCTGGATTGACAGATGTCCTTTCAGGTGTGATTCAAGCCGTGGCTGATCAAGGATTGTTTGCGGGTACGATTGGAATGGGCTTTATCGCGGCGGTTCTTTCTTCCGTTATGAATAACTTGCCGACTGTCATGATTGACGCACTGGCTATTGCCGGCACAGATACACATGGGATGATGAGAGAAGCGCTCATATATGCAAATGTTATTGGTTCGGATTTAGGGCCTAAAATAACGCCGATTGGTTCTTTGGCGACATTATTATGGCTTCATGTCCTTTCGCAAAAAGGTGTGAAGATTTCCTGGGGAACGTATTTTAAAACAGGTATCATTCTTACAATTCCAACATTATTGATTACACTTGTCGGCCTGTATCTTTGGCTGATAATGATCCACTAAAAAGGAGAAGGAAAACATGTCAAAGAAAACAATTTACTTTTTATGCACTGGAAACTCTTGCCGCAGTCAAATGGCTGAAGGGTGGGGGAAAAAATACCTTGGAGACAAGTGGAACGTGTACAGCGCAGGAATCGAGGCTCATGGATTAAATCCTAATGCGGTCAAAGCAATGAAAGAAGCGGGGATTGATATTTCTAATCAAACCTCGGATATCATTGATCCGGCCATTTTAAACAATGCTGATTTAGTTGTGACTCTCTGTGGCGACGCAGCCGACAAATGCCCAATGACGCCTCCGCATGTAAAACGCGAGCATTGGGGATTTGATGATCCGGCAAAAGCACAAGGAACAGACGAAGAAAAATGGGCGTTTTTCCAAAGAGTCCGTGATGAAATTGGAGACCGTTTAAAAATGTTTGCTGAAACTGGGGAATAAGAAATAGATATACTCAGCCTGTAATGAGTAAAATTGAAGTTGATGATCCATCAATGTGTTGTTCAACAGGTGTCTGTGGTGTAGTGCAGACACCTGTTTTTTATTTTGCTTGCCTGAGATGCGCTTACGAAAGAGGAGAATTGAATTTGTTAACAGAATCATGAAGGAGACGATGTTTTAAAGGAGTTGTCTGTTTGCAGGAATTAACAAAAGAAAAATATAACGGCTTAAAACCATTGTTTTATGAAACATTTTGTCCCACATTTGTCTATGCCATATTAGAACAAACCATTCCGGGAGTTGTTTATGCAGATGACCAAACGTCCCCTAGATCGTTTTTTATAGGGACTGAATCAGGAATTTATTTTATTGCGGGAGACCAAGGGAATCAAGTTTTTAATAATTTCATTGCTGAATATTATGAACAACAAGCGAAATCTGCAAAAAGGTTTACCCTGTTTTCTTCTAACGAAACATGGGATCAAGTAATGAAAACAATACTAAAAGACGATTTGAATCAAATGAAAAGAATGGCGTTTTCTTTCCGGCAAAAACCTTCTAAACCGCCTTTTGAACTTCCAAAGGAGCTTGTATTGAAAAGAATAGATGAAGACATTATCTCAAACAGTACAGAGTTTAACAGCGCTTATTACGAGGAGTATTGGAATTCTGCCTCGCATTTTTCTTCACAAGGTTTTGGATTTGCCGTATTGCATGGCAATCATGTTGTGAGTGAGTGCACCTCTATATTCTTAGGGGGGAATCGAGCAGAAATGGATATCTATACACTTGAAGAATATAGAGGCATGGGGTTAGCTTATTGTGCAGGAAGCAAGTTTATCGAATTTTGCCTGGAAAATGGGATGATTCCCATTTGGGATTGTGATGTTTGCAACAAGTCGTCCATTGCATTAGCAGCTAAACTAGGCTTTAAGCCAGTAAGCGAATACTCTATTTACTACTCTGGCTAATCTTAATGAAAGAACCTTTAAAGGAGATACCAACCGATGCTGGTATCTTTTTTGTTTTAGAGTTTTTTAACCCTTTTAGCAGAAAAATAGGTGCTGAAAATCTTGTTCATTTTATTTGTTTTTAGGTAGGTAAAGCACACGCCGCTGACTGTAACCATCCCGCCCAGCAGAGAAAGAAATGCAGGTATTTCGCCTATCCATACCCATGAAATGACCAAGGCTAAAGCCGGTGTTACATAAAGAGAAAGGGTTGCTTCTGAAGCGCCGACGAGCGCAGTGACATATGCTAGTGCGAAGTATGGAATAACCGTGGGCAATAATCCTAAGTA
Proteins encoded:
- a CDS encoding DMT family transporter, producing the protein MNKTTNGWINGFIGVLIFSGSLPATRLAVADFNPLFLTVCRAAIAGVLAGSLLLIFRQQHPAKRDIISLLVVAFGVVIGFPLLTALALQYVTSAHAIVFVGLLPLATAIFGVLHGGERPRPVFWLFSATGSLLVAGFALIQGGGSSPLGDAYMLASIVVCGLGYAEGARLSRRLGNWQVISWALVLSLPLMLPLSFFFTPDSWSGIGTPALLSLAYVSLFSMLIGFVFWYRGLVQGGIAAVGQLQLLQPFFGLLLASVILHEKVGWALVAVNIAVIMCVAAARRFAK
- a CDS encoding MaoC family dehydratase, with the protein product MKLDEFTIGQVFQTKSLTLTKDDVMRFAGEFDPQYMHVDEEKASKGRFNGIIASGIQTLAISFKLWIEEGFYGDDVIAGTEMNHIKFIKPVYPDDELHTIVEVLDKQPKRNQLGILTVLLSTYNHKEEKVFEGELSVLIKQ
- a CDS encoding alpha/beta hydrolase; the encoded protein is MTKQVYIIHGYRASSANHWFPWLKKSLLADGIQAEVLDMPNPLEPRLEDWLDTLSSYQHTLHKNSYIVAHSLGCPAILRFLERTQLREQLGGIILVSGFAKSLPNLKMLDEFTEGSFDDQKIIRSAKHRAVIASKDDQIVPFAWSKDLAQQIDAALYEVQHGGHFLENEGFTSLPIVYDILNSFFSKETL
- a CDS encoding winged helix-turn-helix transcriptional regulator, giving the protein MNSLCRSKQAPFEYTLSLIGGKWKMRILYELGCEKTMRYGELKRAMPLITHKMLSAQLKELQTDGLIHRTEVSEIPLKVEYSLTDKGLSLYPLIDEMCKWGITQGALHE
- a CDS encoding YitT family protein encodes the protein MNTIKKHKKFKAKMILQVIMVIIGGIIAAYGLETVLIPNSVSDGGVTGLSIVGSQLFNLPLGILIAVINIPFVWLGYKQIGKGFALLSIIGIVSLAAGTSFFHHTPAIIEGDTLLITVVGGIILGFGMGLALRNGGALDGIDMLAVLLSRKLPFGTSDLILFLNLFVFIFVSTVFGLQGALLSVIAYYIASKVIHVVEEGLSGSKTFQIITAEPELMVETIRDQLGRSATYKEAYGGFSHEKFKEITCVINRLEETKLKEIINEIDKGAFVTVYDVAEVKGSNFRKPNTH
- a CDS encoding MFS transporter, which gives rise to MNKLNKQTADQRISPSLTLLLATACGIIVANLYYAQPLAGLISEAIGLSPSSAGLVVTLTQIGYVAGLLFLVPLGDIIENKKLVVVSLLISTAALTATAFVKDGTLFLAAAFFIGLGSIAAQVLVPFASYLASDAARGRVVGNVMSGLLLGIMLSRPISSLVADIWGWNAIFALSAAVSVVLAIVLSKVLPSRKPTADTNYTALLGSMWKLLRTTPVLRRRAIYHAFAFGAFSLFWTTVPLLLSGPAFHFSQKAIALYALVGIAGAVAAPIGGRLADRGLTRIATGIALAAVIVSLILPLMIQSSSPIGIAVLVAAAILLDLGVSANLVLSQRAIFSLAPEIRSRLNGLFMAIFFLGGAIGSSIGGWAYASGGWSAALWIGIAFPAIALFYFATEK
- a CDS encoding TetR/AcrR family transcriptional regulator, whose amino-acid sequence is MQSKRGRPRDEGTHKAILSAAYDLLLEKGFDAVTVDKIAERAKVSKATIYKWWSNKAAVIMDSFLSTATDRLPVPDTGSTLQDISTHATNLARFLTSREGTVIKELIGAGQLDAKLAEEYRTRFFQPRRLQAKGLLQKGIQKGELRENLDIEVSIDLIYGPIFYRLLITGDEVNDAYVHDLVMSAFKGVQAT
- a CDS encoding arsinothricin resistance N-acetyltransferase ArsN1 family A, with the translated sequence MLIRTAKERDLVRILDIYNQGITDRIATLELEEKDLDVMTNWFSNRTEKYKVLVAEIDHCVVGWVSLNPYSHRSAYQGVADLSIYIDRNHRGKGIGKVLLSGIEKEAIQSGIHKIVLFTFPFNQLGQGLYTSMGYREVGVFKEQGKIDGHFVDVMAMEKILSK